One stretch of Caloenas nicobarica isolate bCalNic1 chromosome 4, bCalNic1.hap1, whole genome shotgun sequence DNA includes these proteins:
- the FAM149A gene encoding protein FAM149A isoform X1 yields the protein MRRARRAGPAGGGCGGRGLLVVGKGLSRGSTNRCLSGKSGESLPVLFERNVQEAINNYTCETLSSSGHATPTELNNSWSGINSYTTGLSTERSSVDSWRDDEFDEANTQRVHQLFWEIDEMLFEGKVTPQTQSLQAECADWLEQFPHLRVLGKQLLLPKDEGFQHFQSRSDSVDTKCLPGLHECTSNIKELCVSGSKLIPTASPIHKSLDSSSPRISASGLSTYSFLEEEIYDVDGKTEEYFAFDNKELSDDESWEQKKRHLAEKRSKRGIPPVSPSACIKDAVASEVFDRIWSNVIGILEELIKKNWETNITEADKQVEKLKAVTAKLPHLPVIRIKADAGIVPLPRGSEARSVSFGSHFVSSQAHRFSSNFCSDLNGVMTIQAKPLQQRHIATAEKMQNEQEDKQHSIASSAPNSVHTRLGRIADNSVLSSSRVLLASSRKLPSHCRLPSLTSDQLSSKAPNMYNDEILREPKLGASLDRFSSARASRTQNKLPPINSKAVEQYLSAPRQQQCSHRGQYAHSRVSSAVPGSTEQRPLRERTVIIDQFSRPNTTHTFRVCYNTDTPQKRSLTPMDFANHRGTGQAFLIGSQHYYRSFQRNPPTSRKRFQIAS from the exons ATGCGCAGGGCGCGGCGCGCCGGCCCGGCaggcggcggctgcggcggccGGGGGCTCCTCGTCGTGGG gAAGGGACTGTCCAGAGGTTCTACAAATCGGTGTCTCTCAGGAAAAAGTGGAGAGTCTCTTCCAGTACTTTTTGAGAGAAATGTGCAGGAAGCCATCAACAATTATACTTG TGAAACGCTTTCATCTAGTGGTCATGCAACACCCACGGAGTTGAATAATTCTTGGTCTGGAATAAACAGCTATACTACTGGTTTGTCTACTGAAAGAAGTTCGGTTGACTCCTGGAGGGATGAT GAATTTGATGAAGCCAACACACAGAGAGTGCACCAGTTATTTTGGGAGATTGATGAAATGCTGTTTGAAGGAAAAGTGACCCCTCAAACTCAGAGCCTGCAGGCAGAATGTGCAGACTGGCTTGAACAATTTCCTCATCTAAG AGTTCTAGGGAAGCAGCTCCTATTGCCAAAGGATGAAGgctttcagcattttcagagcAGAAGTGATTCTGTGGATACGAAGTGCTTACCTGGCCTCCATGAATGTACTAGTAATATAAAAGA gcTCTGCGTTTCAGGCTCTAAGCTGATCCCAACAGCATCTCCAATACATAAATCACTAGATTCAAGTTCCCCTAGGATTTCTGCCTCTGGCTTATCCACGTATTCCTTCCTGGAAGAAGAAATCTATGATGTGgatggaaaaacagaagaatattttgCCTTTGACAACAAGGAGCT TAGTGATGATGAGAGTtgggaacaaaagaaaaggcatcTTGCTGAGAAGAGGAGTAAGCGTGGCATTCCCCCTGTTTCTCCCAGTGCCTGTATCAAAGATGCTGTGGCTTCTGAAGTATTTGATCGTATCTGGAGCAATGTAATTGGAATACTGGAggaactgattaaaaaaaattgggaaACTAATATCACAG AGGCTGACAAACAGGTGGAGAAACTGAAAGCTGTTACAGCAAAGCTGCCACATTTGCCAGTCATTCGTATTAAGGCAGATGCTGGGATCGTTCCTCTTCCCAGAGGCTCTGAAGCACGAAGTGTATCTTTTGGGTCTCATTTTGTTTCCTCGCAg GCTCACCGTTTCTCCAGCAACTTCTGTAGTGATTTGAATGGTGTGATGACAATTCAAGCAAAGCCACTCCAACAGAGGCATATtgccacagcagaaaaaatgca GAATGAGCAAGAAGACAAACAGCATAGCATTGCCTCCAGTGCTCCAAATTCAGTGCACACTAGGTTGGGGAGAATTGCTGATAACAGTGTTCTCTCATCATCTCGGGTACTGCTGGCATCTTCTAGGAAGCTACCAAGCCACTGTAGGTTACCTTCTCTCACTTCTGACCAACTCTCCTCAAAAGCTCCTAATATGTACAATGATGAAATCCTTAGGGAGCCTAAATT GGGTGCCAGCTTGGATCGTTTCTCTTCTGCTCGTGCATCTAGAACCCAGAACAAGTTACCACCAATAAACTCAAAGGCTGTTGAACAGTATCTTTCAGCACCTCGACAGCAACAGTGCTCT CATCGAGGACAATATGCTCATAGCAGAGTGTCAAGTGCAGTGCCTGGCAGTACAGAGCAACGGCCCCTCAGAGAAAGAACTGTTATTATTGATCAATTTTCAAGGCCCAACACAACTCATACATTCAGGGTATGTTACAAT ACAGATACACCTCAGAAGAGATCACTGACTCCCATGGATTTTGCTAACCACCGAGGAACAGGTCAAGCATTTTTAATAG GCTCACAGCATTACTACAGATCCTTTCAGAGAAATCCTCCAACTTCAAGGAAAAGATTTCAGATTGCTTCTTAA
- the FAM149A gene encoding protein FAM149A isoform X2 — MRRARRAGPAGGGCGGRGLLVVGKGLSRGSTNRCLSGKSGESLPVLFERNVQEAINNYTCETLSSSGHATPTELNNSWSGINSYTTGLSTERSSVDSWRDDEFDEANTQRVHQLFWEIDEMLFEGKVTPQTQSLQAECADWLEQFPHLRVLGKQLLLPKDEGFQHFQSRSDSVDTKCLPGLHECTSNIKELCVSGSKLIPTASPIHKSLDSSSPRISASGLSTYSFLEEEIYDVDGKTEEYFAFDNKELSDDESWEQKKRHLAEKRSKRGIPPVSPSACIKDAVASEVFDRIWSNVIGILEELIKKNWETNITEADKQVEKLKAVTAKLPHLPVIRIKADAGIVPLPRGSEARSVSFGSHFVSSQAHRFSSNFCSDLNGVMTIQAKPLQQRHIATAEKMQNEQEDKQHSIASSAPNSVHTRLGRIADNSVLSSSRVLLASSRKLPSHCRLPSLTSDQLSSKAPNMYNDEILREPKLGASLDRFSSARASRTQNKLPPINSKAVEQYLSAPRQQQCSHRGQYAHSRVSSAVPGSTEQRPLRERTVIIDQFSRPNTTHTFRTDTPQKRSLTPMDFANHRGTGQAFLIGSQHYYRSFQRNPPTSRKRFQIAS; from the exons ATGCGCAGGGCGCGGCGCGCCGGCCCGGCaggcggcggctgcggcggccGGGGGCTCCTCGTCGTGGG gAAGGGACTGTCCAGAGGTTCTACAAATCGGTGTCTCTCAGGAAAAAGTGGAGAGTCTCTTCCAGTACTTTTTGAGAGAAATGTGCAGGAAGCCATCAACAATTATACTTG TGAAACGCTTTCATCTAGTGGTCATGCAACACCCACGGAGTTGAATAATTCTTGGTCTGGAATAAACAGCTATACTACTGGTTTGTCTACTGAAAGAAGTTCGGTTGACTCCTGGAGGGATGAT GAATTTGATGAAGCCAACACACAGAGAGTGCACCAGTTATTTTGGGAGATTGATGAAATGCTGTTTGAAGGAAAAGTGACCCCTCAAACTCAGAGCCTGCAGGCAGAATGTGCAGACTGGCTTGAACAATTTCCTCATCTAAG AGTTCTAGGGAAGCAGCTCCTATTGCCAAAGGATGAAGgctttcagcattttcagagcAGAAGTGATTCTGTGGATACGAAGTGCTTACCTGGCCTCCATGAATGTACTAGTAATATAAAAGA gcTCTGCGTTTCAGGCTCTAAGCTGATCCCAACAGCATCTCCAATACATAAATCACTAGATTCAAGTTCCCCTAGGATTTCTGCCTCTGGCTTATCCACGTATTCCTTCCTGGAAGAAGAAATCTATGATGTGgatggaaaaacagaagaatattttgCCTTTGACAACAAGGAGCT TAGTGATGATGAGAGTtgggaacaaaagaaaaggcatcTTGCTGAGAAGAGGAGTAAGCGTGGCATTCCCCCTGTTTCTCCCAGTGCCTGTATCAAAGATGCTGTGGCTTCTGAAGTATTTGATCGTATCTGGAGCAATGTAATTGGAATACTGGAggaactgattaaaaaaaattgggaaACTAATATCACAG AGGCTGACAAACAGGTGGAGAAACTGAAAGCTGTTACAGCAAAGCTGCCACATTTGCCAGTCATTCGTATTAAGGCAGATGCTGGGATCGTTCCTCTTCCCAGAGGCTCTGAAGCACGAAGTGTATCTTTTGGGTCTCATTTTGTTTCCTCGCAg GCTCACCGTTTCTCCAGCAACTTCTGTAGTGATTTGAATGGTGTGATGACAATTCAAGCAAAGCCACTCCAACAGAGGCATATtgccacagcagaaaaaatgca GAATGAGCAAGAAGACAAACAGCATAGCATTGCCTCCAGTGCTCCAAATTCAGTGCACACTAGGTTGGGGAGAATTGCTGATAACAGTGTTCTCTCATCATCTCGGGTACTGCTGGCATCTTCTAGGAAGCTACCAAGCCACTGTAGGTTACCTTCTCTCACTTCTGACCAACTCTCCTCAAAAGCTCCTAATATGTACAATGATGAAATCCTTAGGGAGCCTAAATT GGGTGCCAGCTTGGATCGTTTCTCTTCTGCTCGTGCATCTAGAACCCAGAACAAGTTACCACCAATAAACTCAAAGGCTGTTGAACAGTATCTTTCAGCACCTCGACAGCAACAGTGCTCT CATCGAGGACAATATGCTCATAGCAGAGTGTCAAGTGCAGTGCCTGGCAGTACAGAGCAACGGCCCCTCAGAGAAAGAACTGTTATTATTGATCAATTTTCAAGGCCCAACACAACTCATACATTCAGG ACAGATACACCTCAGAAGAGATCACTGACTCCCATGGATTTTGCTAACCACCGAGGAACAGGTCAAGCATTTTTAATAG GCTCACAGCATTACTACAGATCCTTTCAGAGAAATCCTCCAACTTCAAGGAAAAGATTTCAGATTGCTTCTTAA
- the FAM149A gene encoding protein FAM149A isoform X3, translating into MRRARRAGPAGGGCGGRGLLVVGKGLSRGSTNRCLSGKSGESLPVLFERNVQEAINNYTCETLSSSGHATPTELNNSWSGINSYTTGLSTERSSVDSWRDDEFDEANTQRVHQLFWEIDEMLFEGKVTPQTQSLQAECADWLEQFPHLRVLGKQLLLPKDEGFQHFQSRSDSVDTKCLPGLHECTSNIKELCVSGSKLIPTASPIHKSLDSSSPRISASGLSTYSFLEEEIYDVDGKTEEYFAFDNKELSDDESWEQKKRHLAEKRSKRGIPPVSPSACIKDAVASEVFDRIWSNVIGILEELIKKNWETNITEADKQVEKLKAVTAKLPHLPVIRIKADAGIVPLPRGSEARSVSFGSHFVSSQAHRFSSNFCSDLNGVMTIQAKPLQQRHIATAEKMQNEQEDKQHSIASSAPNSVHTRLGRIADNSVLSSSRVLLASSRKLPSHCRLPSLTSDQLSSKAPNMYNDEILREPKLGASLDRFSSARASRTQNKLPPINSKAVEQYLSAPRQQQCSHRGQYAHSRVSSAVPGSTEQRPLRERTVIIDQFSRPNTTHTFRAHSITTDPFREILQLQGKDFRLLLKPA; encoded by the exons ATGCGCAGGGCGCGGCGCGCCGGCCCGGCaggcggcggctgcggcggccGGGGGCTCCTCGTCGTGGG gAAGGGACTGTCCAGAGGTTCTACAAATCGGTGTCTCTCAGGAAAAAGTGGAGAGTCTCTTCCAGTACTTTTTGAGAGAAATGTGCAGGAAGCCATCAACAATTATACTTG TGAAACGCTTTCATCTAGTGGTCATGCAACACCCACGGAGTTGAATAATTCTTGGTCTGGAATAAACAGCTATACTACTGGTTTGTCTACTGAAAGAAGTTCGGTTGACTCCTGGAGGGATGAT GAATTTGATGAAGCCAACACACAGAGAGTGCACCAGTTATTTTGGGAGATTGATGAAATGCTGTTTGAAGGAAAAGTGACCCCTCAAACTCAGAGCCTGCAGGCAGAATGTGCAGACTGGCTTGAACAATTTCCTCATCTAAG AGTTCTAGGGAAGCAGCTCCTATTGCCAAAGGATGAAGgctttcagcattttcagagcAGAAGTGATTCTGTGGATACGAAGTGCTTACCTGGCCTCCATGAATGTACTAGTAATATAAAAGA gcTCTGCGTTTCAGGCTCTAAGCTGATCCCAACAGCATCTCCAATACATAAATCACTAGATTCAAGTTCCCCTAGGATTTCTGCCTCTGGCTTATCCACGTATTCCTTCCTGGAAGAAGAAATCTATGATGTGgatggaaaaacagaagaatattttgCCTTTGACAACAAGGAGCT TAGTGATGATGAGAGTtgggaacaaaagaaaaggcatcTTGCTGAGAAGAGGAGTAAGCGTGGCATTCCCCCTGTTTCTCCCAGTGCCTGTATCAAAGATGCTGTGGCTTCTGAAGTATTTGATCGTATCTGGAGCAATGTAATTGGAATACTGGAggaactgattaaaaaaaattgggaaACTAATATCACAG AGGCTGACAAACAGGTGGAGAAACTGAAAGCTGTTACAGCAAAGCTGCCACATTTGCCAGTCATTCGTATTAAGGCAGATGCTGGGATCGTTCCTCTTCCCAGAGGCTCTGAAGCACGAAGTGTATCTTTTGGGTCTCATTTTGTTTCCTCGCAg GCTCACCGTTTCTCCAGCAACTTCTGTAGTGATTTGAATGGTGTGATGACAATTCAAGCAAAGCCACTCCAACAGAGGCATATtgccacagcagaaaaaatgca GAATGAGCAAGAAGACAAACAGCATAGCATTGCCTCCAGTGCTCCAAATTCAGTGCACACTAGGTTGGGGAGAATTGCTGATAACAGTGTTCTCTCATCATCTCGGGTACTGCTGGCATCTTCTAGGAAGCTACCAAGCCACTGTAGGTTACCTTCTCTCACTTCTGACCAACTCTCCTCAAAAGCTCCTAATATGTACAATGATGAAATCCTTAGGGAGCCTAAATT GGGTGCCAGCTTGGATCGTTTCTCTTCTGCTCGTGCATCTAGAACCCAGAACAAGTTACCACCAATAAACTCAAAGGCTGTTGAACAGTATCTTTCAGCACCTCGACAGCAACAGTGCTCT CATCGAGGACAATATGCTCATAGCAGAGTGTCAAGTGCAGTGCCTGGCAGTACAGAGCAACGGCCCCTCAGAGAAAGAACTGTTATTATTGATCAATTTTCAAGGCCCAACACAACTCATACATTCAGG GCTCACAGCATTACTACAGATCCTTTCAGAGAAATCCTCCAACTTCAAGGAAAAGATTTCAGATTGCTTCTTAAACCAGCTTAG
- the FAM149A gene encoding protein FAM149A isoform X4 — protein MRRARRAGPAGGGCGGRGLLVVGKGLSRGSTNRCLSGKSGESLPVLFERNVQEAINNYTCETLSSSGHATPTELNNSWSGINSYTTGLSTERSSVDSWRDDEFDEANTQRVHQLFWEIDEMLFEGKVTPQTQSLQAECADWLEQFPHLRVLGKQLLLPKDEGFQHFQSRSDSVDTKCLPGLHECTSNIKELCVSGSKLIPTASPIHKSLDSSSPRISASGLSTYSFLEEEIYDVDGKTEEYFAFDNKELSDDESWEQKKRHLAEKRSKRGIPPVSPSACIKDAVASEVFDRIWSNVIGILEELIKKNWETNITEADKQVEKLKAVTAKLPHLPVIRIKADAGIVPLPRGSEARSVSFGSHFVSSQAHRFSSNFCSDLNGVMTIQAKPLQQRHIATAEKMQNEQEDKQHSIASSAPNSVHTRLGRIADNSVLSSSRVLLASSRKLPSHCRLPSLTSDQLSSKAPNMYNDEILREPKLGASLDRFSSARASRTQNKLPPINSKAVEQYLSAPRQQQCSHRGQYAHSRVSSAVPGSTEQRPLRERTVIIDQFSRPNTTHTFRIHLRRDH, from the exons ATGCGCAGGGCGCGGCGCGCCGGCCCGGCaggcggcggctgcggcggccGGGGGCTCCTCGTCGTGGG gAAGGGACTGTCCAGAGGTTCTACAAATCGGTGTCTCTCAGGAAAAAGTGGAGAGTCTCTTCCAGTACTTTTTGAGAGAAATGTGCAGGAAGCCATCAACAATTATACTTG TGAAACGCTTTCATCTAGTGGTCATGCAACACCCACGGAGTTGAATAATTCTTGGTCTGGAATAAACAGCTATACTACTGGTTTGTCTACTGAAAGAAGTTCGGTTGACTCCTGGAGGGATGAT GAATTTGATGAAGCCAACACACAGAGAGTGCACCAGTTATTTTGGGAGATTGATGAAATGCTGTTTGAAGGAAAAGTGACCCCTCAAACTCAGAGCCTGCAGGCAGAATGTGCAGACTGGCTTGAACAATTTCCTCATCTAAG AGTTCTAGGGAAGCAGCTCCTATTGCCAAAGGATGAAGgctttcagcattttcagagcAGAAGTGATTCTGTGGATACGAAGTGCTTACCTGGCCTCCATGAATGTACTAGTAATATAAAAGA gcTCTGCGTTTCAGGCTCTAAGCTGATCCCAACAGCATCTCCAATACATAAATCACTAGATTCAAGTTCCCCTAGGATTTCTGCCTCTGGCTTATCCACGTATTCCTTCCTGGAAGAAGAAATCTATGATGTGgatggaaaaacagaagaatattttgCCTTTGACAACAAGGAGCT TAGTGATGATGAGAGTtgggaacaaaagaaaaggcatcTTGCTGAGAAGAGGAGTAAGCGTGGCATTCCCCCTGTTTCTCCCAGTGCCTGTATCAAAGATGCTGTGGCTTCTGAAGTATTTGATCGTATCTGGAGCAATGTAATTGGAATACTGGAggaactgattaaaaaaaattgggaaACTAATATCACAG AGGCTGACAAACAGGTGGAGAAACTGAAAGCTGTTACAGCAAAGCTGCCACATTTGCCAGTCATTCGTATTAAGGCAGATGCTGGGATCGTTCCTCTTCCCAGAGGCTCTGAAGCACGAAGTGTATCTTTTGGGTCTCATTTTGTTTCCTCGCAg GCTCACCGTTTCTCCAGCAACTTCTGTAGTGATTTGAATGGTGTGATGACAATTCAAGCAAAGCCACTCCAACAGAGGCATATtgccacagcagaaaaaatgca GAATGAGCAAGAAGACAAACAGCATAGCATTGCCTCCAGTGCTCCAAATTCAGTGCACACTAGGTTGGGGAGAATTGCTGATAACAGTGTTCTCTCATCATCTCGGGTACTGCTGGCATCTTCTAGGAAGCTACCAAGCCACTGTAGGTTACCTTCTCTCACTTCTGACCAACTCTCCTCAAAAGCTCCTAATATGTACAATGATGAAATCCTTAGGGAGCCTAAATT GGGTGCCAGCTTGGATCGTTTCTCTTCTGCTCGTGCATCTAGAACCCAGAACAAGTTACCACCAATAAACTCAAAGGCTGTTGAACAGTATCTTTCAGCACCTCGACAGCAACAGTGCTCT CATCGAGGACAATATGCTCATAGCAGAGTGTCAAGTGCAGTGCCTGGCAGTACAGAGCAACGGCCCCTCAGAGAAAGAACTGTTATTATTGATCAATTTTCAAGGCCCAACACAACTCATACATTCAGG ATACACCTCAGAAGAGATCACTGA
- the LOC135988468 gene encoding cytochrome P450 4V2: protein MEVMQGAAGGPQLLHLGAGVTALLLTIVVVCSLPALMDYWRQWWVLKPVPGVSPCYPLLGNALLLERGGEGFFKQLQTHIEEFRSWPMLKLWVGPLPVMVLFHPDSVEAILSSSKHIEKSYLYKFMQPWLGTGLLTSTGDKWRSRRKMITPTFHFSILTDFLEVMNEQGCILLEKLEKHVDKEPFDVFLDITLCALDIICETAMGKNVGAQENKDSEYVRAIYRMSDLIQERQKSPWLWPDLVYMLFKEGREHERNLKILHNFTDTVIAEKAAELENTKKMKCDNDANCEESGSKKRKAFLDMLLSATDDEGNKLSYRDIREEVDTFMFEGHDTTAAAMNWALYLLGHNPEAQKKVHRELDEVFGGNTERPVTMDDLKNLRYLECVLKEALRLFPSVPLFARTLREDCYIRGYQVPKGTNVVVVTYALHRDPEIFPDPEEFEPERFFPENCKGRHPYAYVPFSAGPRNCIGQRFAQIEEKALLALILRRFWVDSCQKPEELGITGELILRPNNGIWIKLKRRPHTGSV from the exons atggaggtcatgcagggagctgcagggggaCCCCAGCTGCTGCACCTGGGGGCTGGGGTCACGGCTCTGTTGTTGACGATTGTGGTCGtgtgctccctgcccgccctgaTGGATTACTGGAGGCAATGGTGGGTGTTGAAGCCGGTCCCCGGTGTCAGCCCCTGCTATCCTCTGCTGGGAAATGCTCTACTTTTGGAGCGGGGGGGAGAAG gATTTTTTAAACAACTACAAACTCACATTGAAGAGTTCAGGAGCTGGCCGATGCTTAAACTTTGGGTAGGACCATTGCCTGTCATGGTTTTGTTTCACCCTGACAGCGTAGAG GCTATTCTGAGCAGTTCAAAACATATAGAAAAATCGTACCTGTACAAATTCATGCAGCCATGGCTGGGCACTGGACTTCTGACAAG CACTGGGGACAAGTGGCGGTCACGGAGGAAGATGATAACTCCCACATTCCACTTCTCAATCTTAACTGACTTTCTAGAGGTTATGAATGAACAAGGATGTATTTTGTTGGAGAAGCTCGAAAAGCATGTTGACAAGGAACCGTTTGATGTCTTTCTGGACATCACTCTGTGTGCCCTTGATATAATCTGTG AAACAGCGATGGGCAAGAATGTGGGTGCTCAGGAGAATAAGGATTCTGAGTATGTTCGCGCTATCTACAG GATGAGCGATCTAATCCAAGAACGACAGAAGAGCCCATGGCTTTGGCCTGATCTTGTATACATGCTGttcaaagaaggaagagaacaTGAGAGGAACCTCAAGATCCTTCACAATTTTACTGATACG GTCATtgcagaaaaagctgcagaactTGAAAACACCAAGAAAATGAAGTGTGATAATGATGCCAACTGTGAAGAAAGTGGatccaaaaagagaaaagctttccTTGACATGCTGCTGAGTGCAACAGATGATGAAGGGAACAAATTGAGCTACAGGGACATTCGTGAAGAAGTGGATACTTTCATGTTTGAG GGCCATGATACAACAGCAGCTGCTATGAACTGGGCCCTGTACTTGCTTGGACACAATCCTGAAGCCCAGAAGAAGGTTCACAGAGAACTGGATGAGGTATTTG GAGGCAACACTGAACGTCCTGTCACAATGGATGATTTGAAGAATCTTCGATACCTTGAGTGTGTTCTGAAAGAAGCCCTTCGGCTCTTCCCTTCGGTTCCACTGTTTGCCCGGACCTTGAGAGAGGATTGCTATATTA gaGGATATCAGGTACCAAAAGGCACAAATGTTGTTGTTGTAACTTATGCCCTGCATAGAGATCCTGAGATCTTCCCGGACCCGGAGGAATTCGAGCCTGAGCGATTCTTCCCTGAAAATTGCAAGGGAAGGCATCCGTATGCTTACGTGCCCTTCTCTGCCGGTCCCAGGAACTGCATTG GTCAGCGCTTTGCACAAATAGAGGAGAAAGCTCTTCTAGCCCTTATCCTGCGGCGCTTTTGGGTGGACTCCTGTCAAAAACCAGAAGAGCTTGGTATAACTGGAGAACTGATTCTTCGTCCAAATAATGGCATCTGGATTAAGCTGAAGCGAAGGCCACACACTGGATCAGTATGA